In Hydractinia symbiolongicarpus strain clone_291-10 chromosome 13, HSymV2.1, whole genome shotgun sequence, a single genomic region encodes these proteins:
- the LOC130623607 gene encoding uncharacterized protein LOC130623607: MATYLLCVRSESESSDNSLDSFLDMENLVKRIVRDEMQNKDDPPNKIKNKQTETRLGSLLKRIRASNSADDVKKEGKEKHVNVKWKRADLLKGTHTTVTQKHGGGHRFVVVNDFDTVESIKEKAINHYFSEGTNFFGESRNDCEITIRDASGVAIDESLTLKDCLKNRGVYKSKFYFVLHTKYGYFDSTVFETDVCSVSFCQMVGGICRICYPSVYQTIRNIDPLAASTSIPSSNDIVFSSSVEQSSIIEADHEPSSDHQGYFGSSNDLFQNSDHQQDDLLNTDSGTSQHEPTAPTPTNEAPVTEVPAVHASTSTTEAPAAHASTTETPVVHASTTEAPVVHASTTETPVVYMHRLQKHQLYMHQPQKHQSYMHQPQKHKPYMHQPLTSQRVT, encoded by the exons ATGGCTACCTATTTGCTGTGTGTTAGGAGCGAAAGCGAAAGTTCAGACAACAGCCTTGACAgctttttg gATATGGAAAATCTGGTCAAAAGAATCGTGAGGGACGAAATGCAGAATAAAGATGACCctccaaataaaataaaaaacaaacaaacagagacTCGACTTGGCAGCCTGTTGAAACGTATTCGTGCCTCAAACTCTGCTGATGATGTTAAAAAGGAAGGTAAGGAGAAGCATGTTAATGTCAAGTGGAAACGTGCAGATTTGTTAAAAGGTACACACACAACTGTAACGCAAAAACACGGTGGTGGCCACcgctttgttgttgttaatgatTTCGATACTGTTGAATCAATCAAGGAAAAAGCCATCAACCATTATTTTTCTGAAGGAACAAACTTCTTTGGTGAAAGTCGAAATGATTGTGAAATTACCATTAGAGATGCATCTGGTGTTGCGATTGACGAATCACTAACCCTCAAGGACTGCTTGAAAAATCGAGGTGTCTATAAAAGtaaattttactttgttttacaCACAAAATATGGTTATTTTGATTCAACCGTATTCGAAACAGATGTGTGTTCTGTAAGTTTTTGTCAAATGGTTGGTGGGATATGTAGAATCTGTTATCCTTCTGTATATCAGACAATAAGAAACATTGATCCATTAGCAGCATCAACCTCAATTCCCTCATCCAATGACATAGTATTTTCATCGTCTGTAGAACAAAGTTCAATAATTGAAGCTGATCATGAACCTTCATCTGACCACCAAGGTTATTTTGGTAGTTCAAATGATCTCTTTCAAAATTCTGATCACCAACAAGATGATCTTTTGAATACAGATTCTGGCACTTCGCAGCATGAACCAACCGCACCTACACCAACTAACGAAGCACCAGTTACAGAAGTGCCAGCCGTACATGCATCAACATCAACCACAGAAGCACCAGCCGCACATGCATCAACCACAGAAACACCAGTTGTACATGCATCGACTACAGAAGCACCAGTTGTACATGCATCAACCACAGAAACACCAGTCGTATACATGCATCGACTACAGAAGCACCAGTTGTACATGCATCAACCACAGAAGCACCAGTCGTACATGCATCAACCACAGAAACACAAGCCGTACATGCACCAACCATTGACCTCACAGAGAGTGacatag
- the LOC130623604 gene encoding uncharacterized protein LOC130623604: MKNGGGPRFIDVEHPTPITFREIRRQATSLYFDNNHCNFSFEHFINCDVELSTISGRSVEETENLWDYIQRKGVCLSKTIFMLRSKYNEGLGDEDEDDLPAVLLTPVDTSSATPIDDANVDNLLSSLRPSIRRKICHICHCTYVGQECLICLQNTEFFESLNADKETEVDTFSLMMPGTSGVDESNDISTLTPIPEFSANHVSESESTSPNDISIINPTVEELRQQRLDHFMQQSANQQSLLLCAHAEVHRMNLKDDMMKLFMEAQPSRRISYVWIDSRGNKEAGIGSGVARDVYSTFWKEVSNSFLIGEKERVPFIRHDMYKEEWRSIGNIIVKGFKDTGYFPINISKVFVYFCILGKIIERELIPSFLNYLSSDESQLVEQALAKNATTLESDEFVDFLDQFNCRSKVTIENVKNVVFEIARQELIQKPHLIATSWQECFQELRSEPEFSTIDSVKQFYDEKVPSTKKVIALFKHCVPEDNSQRDSFSFLKRYIRGLELTMLKKFMQFLTGSDILTVNKIDIDFIKPESVFSRRPIAHTCGPCLELPSTYNSFCELREEFHKILQQGDWEMDIM, from the exons ATGAAGAATGGTGGTGGACCACGGTTTATAGATGTGGAGCATCCCACCCCGATCACTTTCAGGGAGATAAGACGTCAAGCCACATCTTTGTATTTTGACAATAATCACtgcaatttttcttttgaaCATTTCATTAATTGTGATGTTGAGCTATCTACAATTAGTGGTCGAAGTGTTGAAGAAACCGAAAATTTGTGGGACTACATACAAAGAAAAGGTGTTTGTttatcaaaaacaatatttatgcTTAGGTCTAAATATAATGAAGGACTAGGTGATGAAGATGAAGACGACCTTCCAGCAGTACTTCTAACACCTGTGGATACTTCATCTGCCACTCCAATTGATGATGCTAATGTCGATAATTTATTATCCAGTTTGAGACCATCGATTAGAAGAAAAATTTGTCACATTTGTCATTGCACATATGTGGGACAGGAATGTCTTATTTGTCTGCAAAATACAGAGTTCTTTGAAAGTTTGAATGCAGACAAGGAAACTGAAGTGGATACTTTCAGTCTAATGATGCCTGGGACAAGTGGTGTTGATGAATCGAATGACATATCAACTCTCACTCCTATTCCAGAATTTTCTGCAAATCATGTTAGTGAATCTGAATCAACTTCACCAAATGACATTTCAATTATAAATCCAACTGTTGAAGAATTACGGCAGCAACGCCTTGATCATTTTATGCAACAGTCAGCCAATCAACAATCCCTTTTGTTATGTGCCCATGCAGAAGTTCATCGTATGAACTTGAAAGATGATATGATGAAGCTCTTCATGGAAGCTCaa CCCAGTAGAAGAATCAGTTATGTGTGGATTGACTCACGTGGGAACAAAGAAGCGGGTATCGGATCAGGAGTAGCACGCGATGTGTATTCAACTTTTTGGAAGGAAGTTTcaaattcatttttgataggtGAAAAAGAGCGTGTCCCCTTCATTCGACATGATATGTACAAGGAAGAATGGAGATCAATAGGAAATATTATTGTGAAAGGTTTCAAAGACACTGGGTATTTTCCGATCAATATTAGCAAagtctttgtttatttttgcataCTTGGAAAAATCATAGAAAGGGAACTGATTCCTTCATTTCTGAATTATCTTTCAAGTGACGAATCACAATTGGTAGAGCAAGCTCTTGCGAAGAATGCTACAACTTTGGAAAGTGACGAGTTTGTTGATTTTCTTGACCAGTTTAACTGCAGGAGTAAAGTAACTATAGAAAATGTGAAGAATGTTGTATTTGAGATAGCTCGTCAAGAGTTAATCCAAAAACCTCACCTGATAGCGACTTCATGGCAAGAATGTTTTCAAGAATTGCGCTCTGAACCTGAGTTTAGCACAATTGATTCTGTAAAGCAATTTTATGACGAAAAAGTACCTTCGACAAAAAAAGTTATTGCATTGTTCAAACATTGTGTTCCTGAAGATAATTCACAAAGAGATTCGTTTAGTTTCCTGAAGCGGTATATACGTGGTTTAGAGTTGACCATGTTGAAGAAATTCATGCAATTTTTGACCGGTTCTGATATTTTGACAGTCAACAAAATAGATATTGATTTTATTAAACCTGAAAGCGTATTTTCAAGAAGACCAATTGCTCACACTTGTGGTCCATGCCTTGAACTGCCAAGTACATACAACAGCTTTTGTGAACTGCGTGAGGAATTTCACAAGATACTCCAGCAGGGGGATTGGGAGATGGATATTATGTAA